The following proteins are co-located in the Acidimicrobiales bacterium genome:
- a CDS encoding response regulator transcription factor, which yields MRILVAEDDPGLRSVLERGLKETGYAVDAVADGVEALTYLRTYDYSAVVLDWRMPRRSGLEVVEVVRARGLSTPILMLTARDATADRVAGLDVGADDYLVKPFEFAELLARLRALLRRPGGAHPPRLACADIWLDPASREAGVGPEAISLTLTEFAILELLLRKAPGVAERRAIAVQVWDEEAAALGSNTIDVHVARLRAKLTPGRARIETVRGVGYRIVPA from the coding sequence GGACGATCCCGGACTGCGCTCGGTCCTGGAACGCGGGCTCAAGGAGACCGGCTACGCCGTGGACGCGGTCGCCGACGGCGTCGAGGCCCTGACCTACCTCCGCACCTACGACTATTCCGCTGTGGTACTCGACTGGCGCATGCCCCGGCGTTCCGGCCTCGAGGTGGTCGAGGTCGTCCGGGCCCGAGGCCTGTCCACCCCGATACTGATGCTCACGGCTCGCGACGCCACCGCTGACCGGGTGGCCGGCCTGGACGTGGGCGCCGACGACTATCTGGTGAAGCCGTTCGAGTTCGCCGAGCTGCTGGCCCGGCTCCGCGCCCTGCTGCGCCGACCGGGAGGGGCCCATCCGCCCCGGCTCGCCTGTGCCGACATCTGGTTGGATCCCGCCAGCCGGGAGGCCGGCGTCGGCCCCGAAGCGATCTCGTTGACCCTGACCGAGTTCGCCATCCTCGAGCTTCTGCTGCGGAAGGCCCCGGGAGTGGCGGAGCGACGCGCCATCGCCGTTCAGGTCTGGGACGAGGAGGCGGCGGCGCTGGGGTCCAACACCATCGACGTCCATGTGGCCCGGCTGCGCGCCAAGCTGACCCCCGGGCGGGCCCGCATCGAGACCGTTCGAGGCGTCGGCTATCGGATCGTACCGGCATGA